The Doryrhamphus excisus isolate RoL2022-K1 chromosome 18, RoL_Dexc_1.0, whole genome shotgun sequence genome contains a region encoding:
- the LOC131105915 gene encoding dnaJ homolog subfamily C member 11 isoform X3, with product MLYHPDKHRDPELKRQAEQLFNQVHQAFEVLSDPHARAIYDLFGKKGLEVEGWEVVERKRTPAEIREEYERLQREREERRLQQRTNPKGTISVGVDATDLFDRYDEDFEEMPGGGFPHIEMNKMHISQSIEAPLTSSDTAVLSGSLSTHNGTGGGNINLTVRRVMSAKGWGEVEFGAGDILGPLIGFKVFRNVTQRCFLTAQCGLQFSPRGLRPSCSLMTARHLDQNTMGYLQWRWGPNSAMTTSVVRDTKSSHFTLAVQLGVPHSYLMMSYQYKFQDEDQTKVKGSVKTGWFGTVLEYGAERKISRHSVLSATVSVGVPQGVTLKIKLARASQTYLFPVHLTDQLLPSAVFYATAGPLLVYLAVHKLVIVPYTRAQKEEELELQRKSSATDIAKKKQEAESAVLLMQESVRRIIEAEESKMGLIILNAWYGTFVSDTSQKQEKAKVIDVTVPLQCLVKDSKLILTEASKAGLPGFYDPCVGEEKSLKLLYQFRGVMHQVISADTEPLRIPKQCEWADLLLF from the exons TTTTGAGTGATCCTCATGCTCGAGCCATCTATGACCTTTTTGGGAAGAAAGGACTGGAAGTGGAAGGATGGGAG GTGGTGGAAAGAAAAAGAACACCTGCGGAAATCCGTGAGGAGTACGAACGTCTCCAACGGGAAAGAGAAGAGAGGAGATTGCAGCAAAGAACGAACCCCAAG GGCACCATCAGCGTGGGGGTGGATGCCACAGACCTCTTTGACCGTTACGATGAGGACTTTGAGGAGATGCCCGGCGGAGGCTTTCCGCATATTGAAATGAACAAGATGCACATCTCCCAATCCATAGAG gcGCCTCTGACTAGCTCTGACACAGCAGTGCTGTCTGGCTCTCTCTCCACCCACAACGGCACCGGAGGGGGCAACATTAACCTGACGGTTCGGAGGGTGATGTCCGCCAAAGGCTGGGGGGAG GTGGAGTTTGGCGCCGGAGACATACTGGGACCTCTTATTGGATTCAAGGTGTTTCGTAATGTCACTCAGAGATG TTTCTTGACAGCGCAGTGCGGCTTGCAGTTTTCCCCCCGTGGCTTACGCCCCAGTTGTTCTTTGATGACGGCACGCCACCTGGACCAGAACACTATGGGGTACCTTCAGTGGCGCTGGGGCCCCAACAGCGCCATGACTACAAGTGTGGTGCGGGACACCAAGAGCAGCCATTTTACTCTCGCTGTGCAG CTCGGCGTTCCTCACTCCTACCTCATGATGAGCTACCAGTACAAGTTCCAAGATGAGGACCAGACTAAGGTCAAAGGTTCCGTCAA GACAGGCTGGTTCGGAACAGTCCTGGAATACGGAGCAGAGAGGAAGATCAGCCGCCACAGCGTCCTGTCAGCCACTGTCAGCGTCGGCGTCCCTCAGGGCGTCACACTGAAGATCAA GTTGGCACGCGCCAGTCAGACGTATTTGTTTCCGGTCCACCTGACTGACCAGCTGCTGCCCAGTGCCGTCTTCTACGCGACGGCGGGACCGCTGCTGGTGTACCTGGCCGTCCACAAGCTGGTCATCGTGCCGTACACACGGGCGCAGAAGGAAGA AGAGCTGGAGCTGCAGAGGAAGAGCTCGGCCACAGACATCGCCAAGAAGAAGCAGGAAGCGGAGTCAGCC GTTCTGCTGATGCAAGAGTCTGTGAGGAGAATCATAGAAGCAGAAGAATCCAAGATGG GCCTGATCATCCTGAACGCCTGGTACGGGACGTTTGTGTCCGACACCAGCCAGAAGCAGGAGAAAGCCAAAGTCATCGACGTCACCGTGCCGCTGCAGTGCCTCGTCAAGGACTCCAAACTCATCCTCACGGAGGCTTCCAAG GCGGGCTTGCCGGGCTTCTATGATCCGTGCGTGGGAGAGGAGAAGAGCCTGAAGTTGCTGTACCAGTTTAGAGGAGTCATGCACCAAGTC